From one Trifolium pratense cultivar HEN17-A07 linkage group LG1, ARS_RC_1.1, whole genome shotgun sequence genomic stretch:
- the LOC123895434 gene encoding auxin-responsive protein SAUR32-like, translated as MLSSFVGKVQKSLSVLVPRKHALSYFNEDYSTTEVVADDVMKGYFAVLARKGEETRRFIIGLDYLTDPAFVGLLDEAWKEYGFGQKGTLVVPCRPIELQNILDGRKT; from the coding sequence ATGCTTAGTTCTTTTGTTGGAAAAGTACAAAAAAGTTTATCAGTGTTGGTACCAAGAAAGCATGCATTGAGCTACTTTAATGAAGATTATTCCACAACTGAGGTTGTAGCCGATGATGTTATGAAAGGTTACTTTGCTGTTCTTGCAAGGAAGGGTGAGGAAACTAGAAGGTTTATTATTGGGTTAGATTACTTAACTGATCCTGCTTTTGTGGGATTACTTGATGAAGCTTGGAAGGAATATGGTTTTGGACAAAAAGGAACTCTTGTTGTTCCATGTCGGCCGATAGAATTACAAAACATTTTAGATGGTCGGAAAACTTAA